Proteins from a single region of Candidatus Omnitrophota bacterium:
- a CDS encoding glycoside hydrolase family 2 TIM barrel-domain containing protein, with the protein MKKILFSNRLSIIFQVFVFFIFCLISTHSLAQIVSSQDYVLKAWEASSSGNFEEIERLATECIQVYREEAKQQQAILKTFPLKGTEEEYSVLNGVATCLFIYAEALMNKGETEKAMDLFRQVISEYSWAQSWDPRGWYWSVAEKSQASLDKLEGKEQEKEEIVIDRGPETMPTIAFPGTEDVIDYEKYGHFEDIGTKEYRYVADDPAGLMKAIGEGIYPNTSGVLKDPTYQEFQKEGALSRSHWDYVQTDDLQKAFYKWATASEPQGVKLFYLGLVFEKAGMIYEALKAYRAIQIHFPASIGKTYWNTPWYPGQTAIAKIRHIIKIHPELDLKYEGAKIQVINGFDNDIANDVVLTWPGVLQKKTFWDKMIERIKSFLPSLMNKYRIKDIKKTIGGPKVRLVQSDETEHWQLLVDDKPFMIQAVTYQATKVGQSPDKGTLADWAVEDTNNNGLADGPYDSWVDKNLNNVQDEDEPVVGDFQLMKDMGVNTIRVYKQPYNPNKELLRKMYEDYGIMVIMGDFLGKYALGSGATWFEGTDYENPEHKKNMMASVRKMVEEFKDEPYVLMWLLGNENNYGLGCNADKKPYAYYEFIEEVAQMIKSIDRSHPVAISNGDTLYLDIFAENCPSIDAFAANAYRGDYGFGSFWEQVFGASGKAAFITEYGCPAYANHLTREQAEQAQADYHQGAWSDIMLNSAGTKEGAGNAIGGVVFQWIDEWWKNYEPSVHDKTAGAIGPFPDGYMYEEWFGLTGQGDGKNSPFLRHLRKSYDYYKSVWN; encoded by the coding sequence ATGAAAAAAATATTATTTTCAAATCGTTTGTCTATCATTTTTCAAGTATTCGTTTTTTTTATTTTTTGTTTAATTTCTACGCATAGTTTGGCGCAGATAGTAAGTTCTCAAGATTATGTTTTAAAAGCATGGGAAGCTTCTTCGAGTGGAAATTTTGAAGAAATTGAGCGACTTGCCACCGAATGTATTCAAGTGTATAGAGAGGAGGCAAAACAGCAGCAAGCGATATTGAAAACTTTTCCTTTAAAAGGAACGGAAGAAGAATATAGCGTGCTTAATGGTGTAGCCACATGCTTGTTTATTTACGCAGAAGCTTTGATGAACAAAGGCGAGACTGAAAAAGCAATGGATCTTTTTAGGCAAGTAATTTCTGAATATTCTTGGGCGCAATCTTGGGATCCTAGAGGTTGGTATTGGTCAGTTGCTGAAAAAAGTCAAGCAAGTTTAGATAAGCTGGAAGGGAAAGAACAAGAAAAAGAAGAAATTGTAATTGATCGTGGTCCTGAAACAATGCCAACGATTGCTTTTCCTGGCACTGAGGATGTAATTGATTATGAGAAGTATGGTCATTTTGAGGATATTGGAACAAAAGAATATCGGTATGTTGCGGATGATCCTGCCGGATTGATGAAAGCTATTGGCGAAGGAATTTATCCAAATACCAGTGGTGTTTTAAAGGATCCGACGTATCAAGAATTTCAAAAAGAGGGTGCCCTTTCTAGAAGTCATTGGGATTATGTTCAAACCGATGATCTTCAAAAAGCTTTTTATAAGTGGGCGACTGCATCTGAGCCACAGGGTGTTAAGCTTTTTTATTTAGGTCTTGTTTTTGAAAAAGCTGGCATGATATATGAAGCGCTTAAAGCATATCGTGCGATTCAAATTCATTTTCCAGCTTCCATAGGAAAAACGTATTGGAACACTCCTTGGTATCCAGGTCAAACCGCTATTGCAAAAATTCGGCATATTATTAAAATACATCCAGAGTTAGATTTAAAATATGAGGGCGCAAAGATTCAAGTTATTAACGGATTTGATAATGATATCGCCAATGATGTTGTTTTGACTTGGCCTGGAGTTTTACAAAAGAAAACATTTTGGGATAAAATGATCGAAAGAATTAAATCATTTCTTCCTTCTCTGATGAACAAATATCGAATTAAGGATATTAAGAAAACAATTGGCGGGCCAAAAGTTCGACTTGTTCAATCTGATGAGACCGAACATTGGCAACTTCTTGTTGATGATAAGCCATTTATGATTCAAGCGGTTACTTATCAAGCCACGAAAGTTGGGCAAAGTCCTGATAAAGGGACATTGGCTGATTGGGCCGTAGAAGATACTAATAATAATGGCCTCGCGGATGGTCCATACGATTCTTGGGTGGATAAGAATTTAAATAATGTACAAGATGAAGACGAGCCTGTTGTTGGTGATTTTCAGCTTATGAAAGATATGGGTGTTAATACGATTCGTGTGTACAAACAACCTTATAATCCTAACAAAGAGCTTCTTCGAAAAATGTATGAAGATTATGGCATTATGGTGATTATGGGGGATTTTTTAGGAAAATATGCTCTGGGTTCTGGCGCGACATGGTTTGAAGGAACAGATTATGAAAATCCAGAACATAAGAAGAATATGATGGCATCTGTTCGCAAGATGGTTGAAGAATTTAAAGATGAGCCATATGTTTTAATGTGGCTTTTAGGTAATGAAAATAATTATGGTTTAGGCTGTAACGCTGATAAAAAACCGTATGCGTATTATGAGTTTATTGAAGAAGTTGCACAAATGATTAAGAGCATTGATAGGAGTCATCCGGTTGCAATATCAAATGGAGATACGCTTTATTTAGATATTTTTGCAGAAAATTGCCCATCAATTGATGCATTTGCTGCCAATGCTTATCGAGGTGATTATGGATTTGGTTCTTTTTGGGAGCAAGTTTTTGGTGCTTCTGGAAAGGCTGCTTTTATTACCGAATATGGATGTCCGGCTTATGCCAATCATTTAACTCGTGAACAAGCAGAGCAAGCCCAAGCCGATTATCATCAAGGAGCTTGGAGTGATATTATGTTGAATTCAGCAGGAACAAAAGAGGGCGCGGGTAATGCTATTGGGGGAGTTGTTTTTCAATGGATAGATGAGTGGTGGAAGAATTATGAGCCATCGGTTCATGATAAAACGGCAGGGGCTATTGGTCCTTTTCCAGATGGATATATGTATGAAGAATGGTTTGGCTTAACAGGGCAAGGAGATGGCAAAAATAGCCCATTTTTGCGCCATTTGCGTAAATCATACGATTATTATAAAAGTGTCTGGAATTGA
- a CDS encoding tetratricopeptide repeat protein, with product MRKILICALLVLGLGFVSPAISSAYNYGDYRSVTLATKAWDALSKGDIEAVLAYTNKCVELYGAQASKMQASLSGYVEGPKEEIFKKWALNDVAVCLFVQAEAYRKANMMDEAKEAYRKIIDNFSYGQCWDNGGWFWKPAEAAQEKLDAIESGLDADFSDSTSSGLTGKAWEAYANDDLETVLFYTNKCMKLYGEKAKEMQASLTEFPWETNEEIFSYWALNDVGACLFIQGEAYKKAGMLEEAKAAFNELIKDYYFAQCWDPQGWFWKPAEAAEQRLLEIEEM from the coding sequence ATGAGAAAAATTTTAATTTGTGCCTTGTTAGTTCTGGGCCTTGGGTTTGTTAGCCCTGCGATTTCATCGGCCTATAATTATGGTGATTATCGATCAGTCACACTAGCAACAAAGGCTTGGGATGCACTTTCAAAAGGGGATATTGAAGCTGTTTTGGCATACACAAATAAGTGCGTTGAGCTTTATGGGGCGCAAGCTAGTAAAATGCAAGCATCGTTAAGCGGTTATGTTGAAGGTCCAAAGGAAGAGATTTTTAAGAAATGGGCTTTAAATGATGTTGCAGTATGTCTTTTTGTTCAAGCAGAAGCTTATCGTAAAGCAAATATGATGGATGAGGCTAAAGAAGCATATCGAAAAATTATTGATAATTTTTCTTATGGTCAATGTTGGGATAATGGTGGATGGTTCTGGAAGCCGGCTGAAGCTGCGCAAGAAAAATTAGATGCAATCGAATCTGGCTTGGATGCAGATTTTAGCGATTCGACGTCTTCAGGTCTTACAGGTAAAGCTTGGGAAGCCTATGCAAACGATGATCTAGAAACTGTTTTGTTCTATACAAATAAATGTATGAAATTGTATGGGGAAAAAGCAAAGGAGATGCAGGCTTCTTTGACAGAATTTCCATGGGAAACAAACGAAGAAATTTTTTCATATTGGGCTCTTAATGATGTTGGCGCTTGTCTTTTTATTCAGGGAGAAGCTTATAAAAAAGCCGGAATGCTTGAAGAGGCTAAAGCAGCGTTTAATGAGTTGATTAAAGATTATTATTTTGCACAATGCTGGGATCCACAAGGATGGTTTTGGAAGCCGGCTGAAGCTGCAGAGCAAAGACTTCTTGAAATTGAAGAAATGTAA